ACAGTGAATTTCTTGAAGAATCTATATCTATGTATTTCTGAGAAGTCGTCCATCATCTGGATAGAAACAGATCCTCCCAAAGCTCCATAACACTGAGCTCCATTCTGTCTGCCATCACAGTGAGTCACCACACCTGCaagtttttaatgttaagaaagaaaaatcaaaaaatatttattgtaatatGAAATAAGATCAGAGGACACTTACATTAAAGTGACAGATTAAAAATCTGTTAGAGTCAAAATATTAGTTCTGTTAAATTAATCCTTCAAATGAAATTATAGTCATaataaaccataaaacaaacattttaaaatatgacatGTTAATGcagttatgttttttatgtatatatttggaattcatttacataattattagtattttgttaatttaaatccTGCAGTCACTGGGTTTCATACTAAACTTTTTTTGAGATAATTTATAAATCTGATCAATAATAAATCatacaaaaattacaataaaggTGATAAAAGATAGaagtagatggaaaaaaagcatcagataAGACTGAGATGATCAACTCACCATCAGTGACTGAGAACAACATCAGCAACAGTCCAATCACAGCTGTCATTTCTGCACAGTTCAGTCTTTGTTCACTCTCCTTTAGCTTTTCTCAGACTTTTCCTGAAAccaaaaactatttgttttttgttctgaacAACCTGCAGAGAGTCGTGTTGCTGATGGGGGTGATGGTGTGAAGACTTTGACCACACAGAGTTTTACTctatgaatttttttaaactgacgTGAAGAAAGGAAGTGATCTAAGTTACTTCCACTTTTAGATGTCtgaaagaagcagaaaacaagGAACTGACAGGCCCGTTTTAAATGAGCAGTTTGGTAATAGAATCTACATCTCAAGACATGAAAAACAAGGGAAATTATGCAGTGATGTTAATCAAGATGAagatttcacactttttttgcattaatgaaGAGtattaaacattgttctgtcGATATGGTTAAAACAGAAAGGTCAGAAAATGTTTGCTGAAGACAAAAGTTCataagtttttctgtttcagcttGGAGACTAAAATGACCAACATGAAACCCAATGAAGACATTTTCCAAGATCATGAAACTGGTCAATTTGAGGAAGTGCTGAAATGTTTTCAGTAAAGATAAACATAGACTACCCttttttgcatgtgtgtgcacgAAAAACAGAAGACTTTGTCATGAcacagtaaaaaatgaaaaagtgtcgaaaataaatgatctttttaacaaaaaaacagataattatatttaatttgggGTAAGTTTCTATTTCTCTTTGAATGAAAGTTCTCTTTtgatctttatatttttacatggaATTTGAGGATTACTAAGTAGAATTAGGCTAAAGCTCAAAATATCCAAACTAGTGGGAAACATGTTTGTATGTGTCTGGTGAGAATATGAGTTATTTTGGTGTTTCATATTACATTTATGTTGGGAAGAGTTTTAATACGCAGGAGACCAGGTTTAGTGacagaaactgaacatttaataaattaaccaaaacattacaaaaaccATGAAGAAAAGGTGTCAGAGCAGATGAGTCGACAAGGATTAACtgaaaaaacagacactttaaTAGACTAAGGGTATGACGGGGTAACATCATTCTGAACAAAGAGGTCCACTTCcctgtttagaaaaacattttgtttttgtagccattaatccattcatttataaaatgtagcataaaatatatataataattgaAACATTgtgtaggatttttttcaatatatgacaattttaacatttggcacaatatttacagtcaatgttatTTCATAGATGTCATAAAACAGACCAGAATCTCTGAATGTGCGAacaattcattttcatttttctgatgtgtACAAATTAAGCTTTTCCCTTTGGGTGTTATCATGATTTTGGTTAAACATTACTGTACAgagtttgttcattttcagagaaatcctcagaaaacgTTGTTCTGTGTCTTTCAGCCGACTGTTCATCTTTCACAGTTTTGATCTTCTTCCACGTGAAATAGACGCCGATTCCAACAAATGAAAGAANNNNNNNNNNNNNNNNNNNNNNNNNNNNNNNNNNNNNNNNNNNNNNNNNNNNNNNNNNNNNNNNNNNNNNNNNNNNNNNNNNNNNNNNNNNNNNNNNNNNNNNNNNNNNNNNNNNNNNNNNNNNNNNNNNNNNNNNNNNNNNNNNNNNNNNNNNNNNNNNNNNNNNNNNNNNNNNNNNNNNNNNNNNNNNNNNNNNNNNNNNNNNNNNNNNNNNNNNNNNNNNNNNNNNNNNNNNNNNNNNNNNNNNNNNNNNNNNNNNNNNNNNNNNNNNNNNNNNNNNNNNNNNNNNNNNNNNNNNNNNNNNNNNNNNNNNNNNNNNNNNNNNNNNNNNNNNNNNNNNNNNNNNNNNNNNNNNNNNNNNNNNNNNNNNNNNNNNNNNNNNNNNNNNNNNNNNNNNNNNNNNNNNNNNNNNNNNNNNNNNNNNNNNNNNNNNNNNNNNNNNNNNNNNNNNNNNNNNNNNNNNNNNNNNNNNNNNNNNNNNNNNNNNNNNNNNNNNNNNNNNNNNNNNNNNNNNNNNNNNNNNNNNNNNNNNNNNNNNNNNNNNNNNNNNNNNNNNNNNNNNNNNNNNNNNNNNNNNNNNNNNNNNNNNNNNNNNNNNNNNNNNNNNNNNNNNNNNNNNNNNNNNNGGATTTTTGTCTCTGAGGCATCGTTTATTCtgctttttcaaaatcttttagAGCCATGGTCGCACCTCCAGAATGGTGGACTGGGGGTTCCCCACCTCATGCCCAGTCCACCCATCTTATTTCACATGAccaaatcatttgttttttcttatatagTGGGGTCAGTTGACAAGAGAAGAGAGCAGAtggatgtttttccttttttttgccactGATGAGCCCTTCATGTTTTAGTCTCTTTTTCTCTCCGTCTATAAGAATGATCTTCCTGTATTTGCTTGAATTATATCTacagtcaaaatatttttttgatagGCGTCGGTGgatggatggctcagttggctgcatGCAGGACTCATTTCCACATGATGATCTGAATCCAGTCTGGGTCTCTCTGCGCCGGTTCACAGCCCGAATAAAATACAGGATTGTTTCAGGAAAGGAGATTATCTGCAAATGTGcagatcagtgaaagctgattcgctgaGAGGATATGCTGAAAGGTGACCATGGTCGTTTTCGTAGATGtcgtgaaagtaaaaaaaaaaaatcacaattctcATTTTCATTGATATGATCTGTACAAATCCAACTTTTCCTCTTTGCACGTTGTCATGATTTTAACTAAACATTACTGTACAGAGCTTGTTCATTTCCAgagaaatcctctaaaaattGTGTTCTGTCTCTTTCAGCAGATTGTTCATCTTTCTCAGATTTGATCTTCTTCCATGTGAAATAGACGCCGATTCCAACAaatgaaacaacagaaaacagaaacatcaggCTGCATCTCAGCATGGACCAATCTGTGTGaagtagagaaaaaaagcaacacattaGTAGAtccacaaacaagaaaaataatataaattatgaGACTCTACTTTTAGTATATTGAGGAAGTTTTGTGTACAATAAACTAAATACAAACCAAAGTAAAAATCTTTGAATGCTTCATAAACTGTTTTACTTCTCTGATCCATGTTTACTCCTTTAAGATATAACACATCCTAATCTTATTGGAAAAAGTCTTAGATcttttatgcaaaaatacattaactCATCGTAAATATTTAACCGTCTGGTCCGAATTTCTGTCATCTTTCTGTGTCTGTCAGTGTGAATATATATTCACCGCTATCTATTTGACTCGGGTTTTTCAATCATAAATGTtctattatttgaaaaaacgaAGATCTGTTCtctaatatattaaaaatgtatttgattcccttttcctttcagaataaacatGTCATCTTTTTTCCATTCATATACGTCTGTCTGTGAGGTGTCGTTCATCAGCTGTATGAACACAGTTCCACCATCAGCTCCATAACACTGAGCTTTATCCTGTCTTGGATCACAGAACATTTCTATacctgaaacaaaaaacatctttaatcattttatatatttttttaagttcagaaCTTCTTGTTTTAGGATATTTAGGAAGATTGAGTTCATGTGTGCCgtaaattaattgaaaactaCATTAATTCAtaacaaagtagaaaaaaacatttattctgttaagataaaaaaaatgttacccaAGTTTTACATTCATGCTGCATTTTTGTCCACAAACGTATAAGAATATAATTTGCAGATCCTGCTGTGTTTGAATTTACTTAATGGTTAACAAATATATGATGGATGGAGGTTGTTAGTGACCCTGACTTCTTACCCACAGTGCTTTGTGTCTCTGTTGGTGAGACTATTGTTGGTTCAACACACTGAGTGTTATTTTCCAGAAACACCCACTTTGATATCTTTCTCCCATTGATGATGGAATTTATGTAAATGAAACCtgtgacaaaataaagtttatgatgGACAAATCTTGACGCTcagaagtttattttgtttctaacTCACCACAGGTACAGATGTTTGTCTCATTAGAAGCAGAACTGGCGTTATTTGAGACAGAACAGACCAGACGTCCAGAGACGTGTTGTTTCAAAGTGATGATGTTTGTCTGCTTGTTTCCAGAAAGCAGCTCAGCTTCTGTCAGTGACTTTCCATTCAGAGTCCACCTGTACTGAGGACTGTCCCCTCCCTCAGAGGAGCAGGACACCTTCATCTCTCCCTGAGACAAACACTCAGAGACCAGAGAGACGGAGGACACAGGAGCTGAGAAGAACACACACCTTTATTTAGGATCTTTATGATGAAGAGagtaaatgttaaataacaaaacacacaaagtaATGCCTGAACTATTTCTAACCATATGCATAAttactttataatattttttccaataaatatgATGTTAAATCAAGTGCATTCCCGTATGTTGCAAATGACCAACATCTGACATGAATTGGTTAAAACACATTGTGCACATCATCAACGACTATGATGAAAAAACTATAGTGTNAGGACAAGAAGCACAAACTTGGACACATATTGTGGAGATTTTGTTtgataattttataattttctgttaaaatatcagctgataaaaacatatttaccttGAACTGATAACTGAAGAGAGTGGTTTGCTGTCTGTGTTCCATTTGTATCAAACGTTGTAAGACTATATTCATCATTGTCATTCTTGGTCAGATTGTTGATCCAAAATGTCCCATTAGAGGGAATAAATGAATATCTGTTGTTCATCATAGTATCAggttttttatcttttcctcCTAACATTACAACAGTTTTGTTCTTGTACAAGTAATATCTATGTATTTCTGTGAAGTCGTCCATCAGCTGGATAGAAACAGATCCTCCCAAAGCTCCATAACACTGAGCTCCATTCTGTCTGCCATCACAGTGGGTCACCACACCtgcaagtttttaattttaggaaagaaaaatcaaaaaatatttagtggacatacattttgtcaacattattcaagttagaaataactgTTATAATGTTATAAGAGATAACATCAGGGcattaatacaataaaataaaaggatctggatggccggatataattacacAGAGgaccagatccggcccccgggccttgactttgacacatgtgctttagagTTACCAATTGACCCATGAAGCTTGCTTTGGGGCTTTAGGAGAAGCCACAGAGCCTGGAGAGAAAGTCCATGCATGCACATGGAGAACATGCAATCTCCACACAGGGGTTAGCGCTCTTGCTGTAAGACAAGAGCGCTAACccctgcaccaccatgcagcccctcAAATAAAGCAAGCATATCAAActgtaacagttttatttatctgtttctgGATTAATAAATTGATTTCAGTTTATCGGCTTTTAGTATTTGGTCAGTTGAGTCCTAAGACAAAACTGcaatacttttttctaaatatgatcaataaaaaaatcacacacaaatttaaatgtaagcaatAAAGAAAGAATAGATGAATAAAGAACAGCAGATAAGACTGAGATGTTCAACTCACCATCAGTGACTGAGAACAGCATCAGGAATAGTCCGATCACAGCTGTCATTTCTGCACAGTTCAGTCTCAGTCTATTCCCTCAAACTTTTACCAGACTGTACCTgaaaccaaaaacatgtttgagcaACTTGCACAGTATTCTTTGAGTGTTGCTGTTCGACAAAAGGGTGTGAACTCTTTGACGACACAGagttttgcttttctaactTTAGACTCTCAGGAAGAAAGGACATGATCTTAGTTTTTGCTTCCACTTTTAATCAtcttatttagaaaaaacaaaaaacaacgaACTAAAAGGCACATTGTTTTAATCAAGCACACTTTGATCAAAGAAGATAAAATCTATAATTCAAGAAGAAATGCAAACATGCCAGAGGAAATCACACACTAACTAGGATGAAGATTtcacacaattttttaaagtcatatcaATAtagtgttttatatttttctgtttacatgGATTGGACAAAAGGTCACAGaatgtttgctaaaaaaaagtacattttaaaaaaaaggaaagtacgCTTAAGATCAACATTGAGACGCATCAGTTGGACTAAACTAGTCAATTGGAGAAATTGATGCAATACttttccaaatatatatatatatatattgatgcttttttatatttaagtaaCATATATGAGGAATAAATTAagtcattattttctttttttttgttgttcttcctGTTTTATGATCACATGTTCAAACAATGATTAAATGTTTCATATTGCATACTGCTGAGACACATCTAAAAACaagaacttattttttatttcctttaagtTATCAGTTTGGTGCAAAGGAGATAAAAACCCTCGAAACCAGAAAAGATGAAGCTTCAAAGCATTTTCAGCATTTAGATCATAGAACTGTCTTAAATGTCTTATTTTATAGTTATccctttaaattttatttgagTGAGTTTGTCTGTGAATGAAAGCGTTCTTATAATTGTCATCCTCATCAAAAGCAGCTTTCCTTTTCTGCAAGAGTCTGGTGACTCATGACCCTAAAAGGATTAACCTGCTATGGAAAATAGATGGACagcagtttttcagtttttgagcttaagttaaagaaataaaaaataacatactAGTTCTGCCAGATAACACTTAAAACAACGGCTCACATTAACTGCAGCAACAGCTAAACCACAttctccatttttctatggCAGTTAGTTTCACCAAAAGTGTGAATATGTATTTGCAGcagaggattaaaaaaacttgtcacTTCTGTCAATGGTGTTATTAGACTGcgaagagataaaaaaaattgaaatcagtGACCCATCAGAGCTCTAACAGAAAGAAGGAAGTCCACCACTCACTCCTGACCTGATGGTGTTGTGACAGACTCCAGCTAGGCCCCACACTACGGAACTGGGTGCTGGATTCCTGACCAATAGATTGCAGACTGTCAGGATCCACAATACTCTCTCCTCTTCCATCACTCTCAGCACAGGCACACCCCAAGGCTGAGTGCTGAGCCCCCTCCTATTCACTCTGCTGACGTACGACTGCTCGGCGAGAAACCCCAGCTGCCATATGGTCAaatttgcagatgacacagcAGTAGTAAGATGGATTACTTCAATGATGAGTCAAAGAACAGAGGAAGTGGAAATTTTGATGCAGTGGTCCAGAGaaccactcctgtcagctaagaacaggaaactgaggctacaattcacacagactcaccgaAACTGGACATAGTCTGGTAGGATGATTCTTAATTTCTGCAGTAACAGTTGGATGGTAAGGTCAGAGTTTGGCATCAATAACataaaagcatggatccattaacatttatgtcttttttaaaaacaatctgcAGTGAGCCTTTTCACCAGTGCTGTGGGGGTGGAAGTATGAACACTTTGACCACAGAGGTTCATTCTATTAATCTTTTATACTGACAGGAACAAAGGAAGTGACACATAGTTTTGTTTGTACTTCTGTTTTACTCAGAAAGAAACAACCATCCTGTTTAAAATAAGCACAGTTTgatcaaagaagaaaatagaATTTATGACTTCCCCTAACATACAAACATGTCAGgagaaaataatgcaaataaagTGACTTGGATGAggatttcacattttcatttaatattcAGAATAATAAAGTGTTTGAGAATGTttgctgaggacaaaagtaAATCTTATaccaaaaaagatttttctttgtgtttcagctttagataaagacacaaaacaaaaaaactaagcGATTAAATATTGGTAATTTGGTCAATTAGAAAAGGgatccaatgtttttttaaagagaaagagAAATAACAGACTAATTGATGCATTTTTGTATGTCTAAGAAATACACATACAGCGCATTCCAAATAATTGTGCAAATGaaatttttctataatttttatAAATCTCCTCTTTACAGGTGATCCTCAGTTTCCTATCAGTGCCATGATCTCTTGGCcaaaacaacatggctggtctcatcCCAAttttgtacacctttcctttcatttgagtttttgtgtACTGTCACGTGACTGACTGGCTTTGTATGATTGGTCACAAGGAGTCACATGACGTTACAGAGCCTAAGAGGGAAGTTTCTCTGCCACAAGAtcattttggattattttgttttattccagtCAAAAGTGACACTAACAAGCAACAAGAGGTCTAGTGTACTTGAGtaaatgtcatgttttgttCTCAGAGTTGTACTCAAGTAGAAGTATAAAGTAAGTCGTATTATGACAACTCTCACAAGTACAATTCACCACAAAAGTTACTTAAGTAAATGTAACGCAGTTAAAACAAAGTTGTACAAATGTCATAGGGAAAATCTGCAACggattttctttaataaaactaCATAAAAGCTTTAGCTGTTGAAGGCAGTAAAAAGGTCAGAATTCATCTGATTCATTGTGatcattagcattagctgtcaaGAGACAATATTTAACTCCAGTGTCACAACATATTTCACATTGAAATGATNNNNNNNNNNNNNNNNNNNNNNNNNNNNNNNNNNNNNNNNNNNNNNNNNNNNNNNNNNNNNNNNNNNNNNNNNNNNNNNNNNNNNNNNNNNNNNNNNNNNttacataaaaaaaaaaaggtcaaacttttGTATGtatggaaaacatgttttcattggtATGACCTGtataaattcaaaatgtttctcttgGTTGAACATTACTTTACAGAGATTGAACATTTTCAGAGGAATCCTCTGAACACTTTGTTCTGCCTCTAGCAGCAGATTGTTCATTTTTCTCCGATTTGATTTTCTTCCACTTGAAATAGACACCAATtccaataaacaaaacaatggaAAACAGAAATATCAGTCTGCATCTCAGCACGGATGATGAATCTGTGTGAACTACAGACACAAAGATGACACATTATGTTAGATCTATGAGTATTCTACTTTTAAGGACCAGTTAACTTATATAAACAAAGATGATAATATTAAGAGGAATCTTTCAAAAGTTTATATTGTTCTAACTCAGTAACTAACTGTAACCAGTATCAGTAAAGCTGCAGTATTAAAAACTTCCTGCTATTTAATAGTAGGTGTTGGAAAAGACTGAATAAAACACCCAGAATCTCAAAagaggaagtgacatcacagatcatttcaaaactctttcacactttattttattacttgttTAAGCAAGTTCTCCAAATACCAAAGAAAAGAACGAttaaccccaaaataaaaatatatcaatgcGGGAGGtttgattatatttatatataagtttaaaaaatgtgtaaatctaatTAATGTGAAAAATCGTTTTCATCTTAAGTTTAACAGCAAGGACCCTAAAGATTGCTCATTAAATCTTtgcttgcattttatttaaagtcagtGTCATTTCATCCACATTTTAAAGCAGATTGGAATACTTTACTAGTACAGAAAATACGTTTTCCTTGAAATGATCCGTATAAATGAAGCTTCCCCACTGAGATGTTTCCCTGATTTTGGTTAAATGTTACAGTACAGAGCTTCTTCATTTCCAGAGAAATCAGCTGAAAactttgttgtgtttctttcaGCCGACTGTTTATCTTTCTTAGATTTGATCTTCTTCCACTTGAAATAGACGGCAATTCCACAAAAAGTAAccacagaaaacagaaacatcagacTGCATCTCAGCATGGACCAATCTGTGTAAACTAGAGACACAAAGACAATACATTCAGTTAGATCCATGACcaagaaaaaatatgcaaattttaAATGAGATTCCACCTTTagcccttccgctctctttggggtccagatgactccaaccacatattgatatgtgacttcttccatgacaaaggtggacaggattttatgtctgtcatggacattagtgaaactcaaaaatcaaagataaaaa
This is a stretch of genomic DNA from Oryzias melastigma strain HK-1 unplaced genomic scaffold, ASM292280v2 sc00421, whole genome shotgun sequence. It encodes these proteins:
- the LOC112140196 gene encoding uncharacterized protein LOC112140196, with the translated sequence MTAVIGLFLMLFSVTDGVVTHCDGRQNGAQCYGALGGSVSIQLMDDFTEIHRYYLYKNKTVVMLGGKDKKPDTMMNNRYSFIPSNGTFWINNLTKNDNDEYSLTTFDTNGTQTANHSLQLSVQAPVSSVSLVSECLSQGEMKVSCSSEGGDSPQYRWTLNGKSLTEAELLSGNKQTNIITLKQHVSGRLVCSVSNNASSASNETNICTCGFIYINSIINGRKISKWVFLENNTQCVEPTIVSPTETQSTVDWSMLRCSLMFLFSVVSFVGIGVYFTWKKIKSEKDEQSAERDRTQFLEDFSGNEQALYSNV